Proteins encoded in a region of the Hippopotamus amphibius kiboko isolate mHipAmp2 chromosome 11, mHipAmp2.hap2, whole genome shotgun sequence genome:
- the CD83 gene encoding CD83 antigen isoform X2: protein MMYTDNARRPGAKYDGLAGYLGKPSLMITEAGEGRGPGFTVMSPSAAGRSAERLILSEPGFASAERTSQPRLARLPALYGGVSGTVSGCARGLPSLGRACSLAPAAREVKAACSEDVDLPCTAPRDPQVSYAVFWAKLTEGGAERVEMPQEDLQYSQQRGSSEALRERLYSLRIQNTTSCNSGTYRCTLVGLEGQKNLSGTVVLKVTGCFKGRREETFKKYRAEIVLLLCLVIFYLTLIIFTCFARQQSIFPDFSKPAIEHAFLPVTSPNKHLEPVTLHKTEVV, encoded by the exons ATGATGTACACGGACAATGCCAGAAGGCCGGGAGCCAAGTATGACGGACTCGCCGGGTACCTTGGGAAACCTAGTCTGATGATCACAGAGGCTGGAGAAGGGCGAGGACCTGGGTTCACCGTGATGTCACCATCGGCAGCTGGGCGATCCGCTGAGCGGCTCATCCTCTCGGAACCGGGTTTCGCTTCCGCGGAAAGGACCTCACAGCCACGGCTGGCCCGGCTCCCGGCTCTGTATGGAGGGGTCAGCGGGACCGTGTCCGGCTGCGCGCGCGGTCTGCCAAGCCTCGGGCGCG CCTGCAGCCTGGCGCCCGCGGCGCGGGAGGTGAAGGCGGCCTGTTCGGAGGATGTGGACTTGCCCTGCACCGCCCCCCGGGACCCGCAGGTTTCCTACGCGGTCTTCTGGGCCAAG CTCACAGAGGGCGGTGCAGAGAGGGTGGAGATGCCCCAGGAAGACCTGCAGTACAGTCAACAGAGGGGCTCTTCAGAGGCCCTCAGGGAAAGGCTGTACTCCCTGAGGATCCAAAACACTACCAGCTGCAACTCGGGGACCTACAGGTGCACGCTGGTGGGTCTGGAAGGGCAGAAAAACCTAAGTGGCACCGTGGTCTTAAAAGTGACAG GATGCTTTAAGGGACGAAGGGAAGAGACTTTTAAGAAATACAGAGCTGAGATTGTCCTGCTGTTGTGTCTGGTCATTTTCTACCTAACACTCATCATTTTCACTTGC tttgCACGACAGCAGAGTATTTTTCCAGACTTTTCTAAACCTGCCATCGAGCATGCTTTCCTCCCAGTCACCTCCCCAAATAAGCATCTGGAGCCAGTGACTCTTCACAAGACAGAAGTGGTGTGA
- the CD83 gene encoding CD83 antigen isoform X1 yields the protein MMYTDNARRPGAKYDGLAGYLGKPSLMITEAGEGRGPGFTVMSPSAAGRSAERLILSEPGFASAERTSQPRLARLPALYGGVSGTVSGCARGLPSLGRACSLAPAAREVKAACSEDVDLPCTAPRDPQVSYAVFWAKLTEGGAERVEMPQEDLQYSQQRGSSEALRERLYSLRIQNTTSCNSGTYRCTLVGLEGQKNLSGTVVLKVTGCFKGRREETFKKYRAEIVLLLCLVIFYLTLIIFTCKFARQQSIFPDFSKPAIEHAFLPVTSPNKHLEPVTLHKTEVV from the exons ATGATGTACACGGACAATGCCAGAAGGCCGGGAGCCAAGTATGACGGACTCGCCGGGTACCTTGGGAAACCTAGTCTGATGATCACAGAGGCTGGAGAAGGGCGAGGACCTGGGTTCACCGTGATGTCACCATCGGCAGCTGGGCGATCCGCTGAGCGGCTCATCCTCTCGGAACCGGGTTTCGCTTCCGCGGAAAGGACCTCACAGCCACGGCTGGCCCGGCTCCCGGCTCTGTATGGAGGGGTCAGCGGGACCGTGTCCGGCTGCGCGCGCGGTCTGCCAAGCCTCGGGCGCG CCTGCAGCCTGGCGCCCGCGGCGCGGGAGGTGAAGGCGGCCTGTTCGGAGGATGTGGACTTGCCCTGCACCGCCCCCCGGGACCCGCAGGTTTCCTACGCGGTCTTCTGGGCCAAG CTCACAGAGGGCGGTGCAGAGAGGGTGGAGATGCCCCAGGAAGACCTGCAGTACAGTCAACAGAGGGGCTCTTCAGAGGCCCTCAGGGAAAGGCTGTACTCCCTGAGGATCCAAAACACTACCAGCTGCAACTCGGGGACCTACAGGTGCACGCTGGTGGGTCTGGAAGGGCAGAAAAACCTAAGTGGCACCGTGGTCTTAAAAGTGACAG GATGCTTTAAGGGACGAAGGGAAGAGACTTTTAAGAAATACAGAGCTGAGATTGTCCTGCTGTTGTGTCTGGTCATTTTCTACCTAACACTCATCATTTTCACTTGC aagtttgCACGACAGCAGAGTATTTTTCCAGACTTTTCTAAACCTGCCATCGAGCATGCTTTCCTCCCAGTCACCTCCCCAAATAAGCATCTGGAGCCAGTGACTCTTCACAAGACAGAAGTGGTGTGA
- the CD83 gene encoding CD83 antigen isoform X4, with product MSRGFQLLLLSCACSLAPAAREVKAACSEDVDLPCTAPRDPQVSYAVFWAKLTEGGAERVEMPQEDLQYSQQRGSSEALRERLYSLRIQNTTSCNSGTYRCTLVGLEGQKNLSGTVVLKVTGCFKGRREETFKKYRAEIVLLLCLVIFYLTLIIFTCFARQQSIFPDFSKPAIEHAFLPVTSPNKHLEPVTLHKTEVV from the exons ATGTCGCGCGGCTTCCAGCTCCTGCTCCTGAGCTGCG CCTGCAGCCTGGCGCCCGCGGCGCGGGAGGTGAAGGCGGCCTGTTCGGAGGATGTGGACTTGCCCTGCACCGCCCCCCGGGACCCGCAGGTTTCCTACGCGGTCTTCTGGGCCAAG CTCACAGAGGGCGGTGCAGAGAGGGTGGAGATGCCCCAGGAAGACCTGCAGTACAGTCAACAGAGGGGCTCTTCAGAGGCCCTCAGGGAAAGGCTGTACTCCCTGAGGATCCAAAACACTACCAGCTGCAACTCGGGGACCTACAGGTGCACGCTGGTGGGTCTGGAAGGGCAGAAAAACCTAAGTGGCACCGTGGTCTTAAAAGTGACAG GATGCTTTAAGGGACGAAGGGAAGAGACTTTTAAGAAATACAGAGCTGAGATTGTCCTGCTGTTGTGTCTGGTCATTTTCTACCTAACACTCATCATTTTCACTTGC tttgCACGACAGCAGAGTATTTTTCCAGACTTTTCTAAACCTGCCATCGAGCATGCTTTCCTCCCAGTCACCTCCCCAAATAAGCATCTGGAGCCAGTGACTCTTCACAAGACAGAAGTGGTGTGA
- the CD83 gene encoding CD83 antigen isoform X3 has protein sequence MSRGFQLLLLSCACSLAPAAREVKAACSEDVDLPCTAPRDPQVSYAVFWAKLTEGGAERVEMPQEDLQYSQQRGSSEALRERLYSLRIQNTTSCNSGTYRCTLVGLEGQKNLSGTVVLKVTGCFKGRREETFKKYRAEIVLLLCLVIFYLTLIIFTCKFARQQSIFPDFSKPAIEHAFLPVTSPNKHLEPVTLHKTEVV, from the exons ATGTCGCGCGGCTTCCAGCTCCTGCTCCTGAGCTGCG CCTGCAGCCTGGCGCCCGCGGCGCGGGAGGTGAAGGCGGCCTGTTCGGAGGATGTGGACTTGCCCTGCACCGCCCCCCGGGACCCGCAGGTTTCCTACGCGGTCTTCTGGGCCAAG CTCACAGAGGGCGGTGCAGAGAGGGTGGAGATGCCCCAGGAAGACCTGCAGTACAGTCAACAGAGGGGCTCTTCAGAGGCCCTCAGGGAAAGGCTGTACTCCCTGAGGATCCAAAACACTACCAGCTGCAACTCGGGGACCTACAGGTGCACGCTGGTGGGTCTGGAAGGGCAGAAAAACCTAAGTGGCACCGTGGTCTTAAAAGTGACAG GATGCTTTAAGGGACGAAGGGAAGAGACTTTTAAGAAATACAGAGCTGAGATTGTCCTGCTGTTGTGTCTGGTCATTTTCTACCTAACACTCATCATTTTCACTTGC aagtttgCACGACAGCAGAGTATTTTTCCAGACTTTTCTAAACCTGCCATCGAGCATGCTTTCCTCCCAGTCACCTCCCCAAATAAGCATCTGGAGCCAGTGACTCTTCACAAGACAGAAGTGGTGTGA